In one Candidatus Scalindua japonica genomic region, the following are encoded:
- a CDS encoding NYN domain-containing protein, producing MEKNLKLAVLIDGDNIPSGHVKEMMEEIAKYGNPTIKRIYGDWTKPHLTRWKNLLLQNAITPVQQYGYTTGKNATDSAMIIDAMDILYSEKVNGFCLVSSDSDFTRLATRLREAGMQVIGIGAKKTPNPFIVACDKFIYIEIIRKQSEKKEDSIGKDKTKESIDKITSREINLISSTISDLSDEDGWAFLGDVGGLLLKKQPNFDSRNYGFEKLTPLIKSIGNYELEQRENPKSRNKLIFVKNKEKHIRVTGVKPRSVIKKTV from the coding sequence ATGGAAAAAAATTTAAAGTTAGCAGTGTTGATTGATGGTGACAATATACCGTCAGGACATGTAAAAGAAATGATGGAGGAAATAGCTAAGTATGGCAACCCGACAATAAAAAGAATCTACGGAGACTGGACAAAACCGCATTTAACAAGGTGGAAAAACCTACTACTTCAAAATGCAATAACGCCCGTCCAACAATACGGATACACCACTGGAAAAAATGCAACAGATTCAGCTATGATAATTGATGCAATGGATATTCTTTATTCAGAAAAAGTTAATGGATTTTGTCTGGTTTCAAGTGACAGTGATTTTACGAGATTAGCAACTCGATTAAGAGAAGCAGGAATGCAGGTAATAGGCATAGGGGCAAAAAAGACTCCTAATCCCTTTATAGTGGCATGTGATAAATTTATTTATATAGAAATAATTAGAAAACAATCTGAGAAGAAAGAAGATTCCATCGGAAAAGACAAAACCAAAGAAAGTATTGACAAAATTACTAGTAGAGAAATTAATTTAATATCCTCAACTATATCTGATCTTTCAGATGAAGACGGTTGGGCTTTCCTTGGGGATGTGGGCGGCTTATTGCTAAAAAAACAACCTAATTTCGATTCAAGAAATTACGGATTTGAAAAGTTAACACCATTAATTAAATCTATTGGTAATTATGAATTAGAACAACGAGAAAATCCTAAAAGCAGGAACAAACTTATATTCGTCAAGAATAAAGAAAAGCATATAAGAGTAACTGGTGTCAAACCTCGATCAGTTATTAAGAAAACTGTATAA